In a single window of the Paramisgurnus dabryanus chromosome 23, PD_genome_1.1, whole genome shotgun sequence genome:
- the rbpms2a gene encoding RNA-binding protein, mRNA-processing factor 2a isoform X2: MSLKSDSETNTSVSLEEEVRTLFVSGLPVDIKPRELYLLFRPFKGYEGSLIKLTSKQPVGFVTFDSRSGAEAAKNALNGIRFDPESPQTLRLEFAKANTKMAKSKLMATPNPSNLHPALGAHFIARDPYDLTAAALIPASPEAWAPYPLYTTELTPGLPHAAFTYPAAAAAAALHAQMRWYPSPSESSQPGWKSRQFC, from the exons ATGAGTCTGAAGTCAGATTCAGAGACGAACACCAGTGTTTCATTAGAGGAGGAG GTTCGAACGCTGTTTGTCAGCGGCCTGCCTGTCGACATCAAACCACGTGAACTTTACCTGCTGTTCAGACCCTTCAAG GGATATGAAGGATCGCTCATAAAACTGACCTCAAAACAG CCCGTGGGGTTTGTTACCTTTGACAGCAGGTCCGGGGCTGAAGCTGCAAAGAATGCCCTAAAC GGAATCCGTTTTGATCCAGAGAGTCCTCAAACGCTGCGTCTGGAGTTTGCTAAAGCCAACACCAAGATGGCAAAGAGTAAACTAATGGCCACACCGAACCCATCCAACCTGCATCCAGCTCTTGGTGCGCACTTCATTGCTCGAGACCCTT ATGACCTAACGGCGGCAGCACTTATCCCCGCATCCCCGGAAGCGTGGGCTCCGTATCCACTGTACACCACTGAACTGACCCCAGGTCTGCCTCATGCCGCTTTCACGTACCCTGCGGCTGCTGCAGCCGCCGCCCTGCACGCCCAG ATGCGCTGGTATCCATCTCCATCTGAAAGTTCTCAACCAGGGTGGAAGTCACGCCAGTTCTGTTAA